One Desulfobulbus oligotrophicus DNA segment encodes these proteins:
- a CDS encoding TIGR01777 family oxidoreductase encodes MKILLTGGSGFVGTAISRKLLDLGHEITIIGSSGRCLLAPHPQLTYVTADTTRPGNWQQHVPEQDALINLTGRSVFNLWTKRTKKAIYDSRILTTRNLVAALPNTSKAVLLSTSAAGYYGDGGEEEKPETSPVGAGFLAEVCQDWEAEANRAADKGVRVAVMRFGVVLGKNGGALATMKLPFQLGLGGPIGNGRQWFPWIHLDDLAGAAIFLLTAEECHGAFNFTAPHTVRQKEFARELGRVLHRPAFLPTPAFVMQLVLGEFGRSLLQGQKTVPHALINSGYQFTYPDLHTALVEAIGV; translated from the coding sequence ATGAAAATTTTACTCACCGGTGGATCTGGTTTTGTAGGGACCGCAATCAGTCGAAAGCTTCTGGATCTTGGTCATGAGATCACCATCATCGGCAGCAGCGGCCGTTGTCTTCTGGCTCCACACCCTCAGCTGACCTATGTGACCGCCGACACCACCCGCCCCGGGAACTGGCAGCAACATGTTCCGGAACAGGATGCGCTCATCAACCTCACCGGCCGATCGGTTTTCAACCTGTGGACCAAGCGCACCAAAAAAGCCATTTATGACAGCCGCATTCTGACCACCAGAAACCTGGTGGCAGCCTTACCAAACACGAGCAAGGCGGTCCTGCTCAGCACCTCGGCGGCCGGATACTACGGTGACGGCGGTGAAGAAGAAAAACCTGAAACCAGCCCAGTAGGTGCAGGTTTTCTTGCCGAAGTCTGTCAAGACTGGGAGGCCGAGGCCAACAGGGCGGCCGACAAAGGCGTCAGGGTGGCGGTGATGCGTTTTGGTGTTGTGCTCGGCAAAAACGGCGGAGCCCTGGCCACGATGAAACTCCCCTTCCAGCTGGGTCTGGGCGGACCGATCGGCAACGGCCGGCAGTGGTTCCCCTGGATTCACCTGGACGATCTGGCAGGGGCTGCGATCTTCCTTCTCACCGCCGAAGAGTGTCACGGTGCCTTTAACTTCACAGCACCACACACTGTCCGGCAAAAAGAATTTGCCCGTGAACTGGGCCGCGTGCTTCATCGGCCGGCTTTTCTGCCTACACCCGCCTTTGTTATGCAACTGGTACTGGGCGAATTCGGCCGCTCTCTGCTGCAGGGACAAAAAACCGTCCCCCATGCCCTGATCAACAGCGGCTATCAGTTCACCTATCCGGATCTGCACACAGCTCTGGTGGAGGCGATCGGTGTCTGA
- a CDS encoding TIGR01777 family oxidoreductase has translation MSDTRFTASSLFPCTAAELYAWHSRPGALERLIPPWEKTRVMVREGGIDPGGRVTMEMHAGPIPYLWHARHVKNTPGVMFQDIQERGPFARWTHTHFFTDTANGALLEDRIDYALPGSFLVPAFAVKMVDRTLQRIFRYRHDTLHADIELHRRCSTKPQRILISGASGILGSALRPLLVTGGHDVWTLVRRRPDRSKQEIYWDPPSGHLNLAGLPPFDSVIHLAGDNIGGGRWTMAKKRQVIDSRVQGTGLIARTIAQLPTPPKVLLTASAVGFYGNCFDCCMREEDQAGNDFISDVCNLWEQAAQPAEDRGIRTVIMRIGVVLTPRGGALERLLSTAPIGFPRRFGDGDQFISWIGINDMISAILHALCTDSLHGPVNIAAPYPATNSELLHTLARVLRRPLLPPIPAGMLRTMYGQMAEEVLLGGCRVATDKLQQSGYRFRHADLEQTLRHLLGRCT, from the coding sequence GTGTCTGACACCAGGTTCACAGCGAGCTCGCTCTTCCCCTGCACCGCTGCTGAGCTGTATGCCTGGCACAGTCGCCCCGGCGCCCTGGAGCGGCTGATCCCACCCTGGGAAAAAACCAGGGTCATGGTCCGGGAAGGCGGCATTGATCCCGGCGGCAGGGTGACAATGGAAATGCATGCCGGACCGATCCCCTACCTTTGGCACGCCCGGCATGTGAAAAATACCCCGGGCGTGATGTTTCAGGATATCCAGGAGCGCGGCCCCTTTGCCCGCTGGACCCATACCCACTTTTTTACCGACACAGCAAACGGTGCTCTGCTGGAAGACCGTATCGACTACGCCCTGCCCGGCTCGTTTCTTGTCCCGGCCTTTGCCGTAAAAATGGTTGATCGCACGCTGCAGCGCATCTTCCGGTACCGCCACGATACACTCCACGCCGACATCGAGCTCCACCGCCGCTGCAGTACCAAACCGCAGCGCATACTGATCAGCGGAGCCAGCGGGATACTGGGCTCTGCCCTGCGCCCTCTCCTGGTCACCGGCGGCCACGATGTCTGGACCCTGGTACGACGCCGACCAGACCGGAGCAAACAGGAGATCTACTGGGACCCGCCGTCCGGCCACCTTAACCTGGCAGGACTGCCGCCCTTTGACAGCGTCATTCACCTGGCCGGCGACAACATCGGCGGCGGACGCTGGACCATGGCCAAAAAGAGACAGGTCATTGACAGCCGGGTCCAGGGAACCGGCCTCATCGCCCGCACCATTGCACAACTGCCCACCCCTCCCAAAGTGCTGCTCACTGCCTCGGCAGTCGGTTTTTATGGTAACTGTTTTGACTGCTGCATGCGTGAGGAGGATCAGGCCGGCAACGACTTCATCTCTGATGTCTGTAACCTGTGGGAACAGGCGGCCCAACCGGCCGAAGACCGCGGCATACGCACGGTCATCATGCGTATCGGTGTGGTGCTCACTCCCCGGGGCGGTGCCCTGGAAAGACTGCTCAGCACAGCCCCCATCGGGTTTCCCCGCCGTTTTGGCGATGGCGATCAGTTTATCAGCTGGATCGGCATCAACGACATGATCAGTGCCATCCTGCATGCCCTGTGCACTGACTCGCTCCACGGTCCCGTCAATATCGCCGCCCCTTATCCGGCCACCAACAGCGAACTTCTGCACACCCTGGCGCGGGTTCTGCGCCGACCACTGCTGCCGCCGATACCGGCAGGCATGCTCAGAACCATGTACGGTCAGATGGCGGAAGAAGTGTTGCTGGGCGGTTGTCGCGTTGCCACGGACAAACTGCAGCAGTCCGGCTACCGGTTCCGGCATGCTGATCTGGAACAGACCCTGCGCCATCTTCTCGGCCGATGTACATAA
- a CDS encoding SIR2 family NAD-dependent protein deacylase has protein sequence MPTKQNNITPSPLDQAAAWLHAAQNVAALTGAGISVGSGIPDFRSSGGLWTVFSPEEYATIEVFHRDPKKAWELYRVLGRTLTGKQPNAAHRALADLENLDLLHGIITQNIDNLHQQAGSRRVFEIHGDHQHLQCLQCGNLVPVTPEHYHTAEIPLCPLCTFPLKPNVVLFGEDVRELDAIHTFIAACDLLLVIGTSAQVYPAAALPSMVYQQGGRIIECNHERSLPASLYTASSRRAALFLQGDVVRTLPQLAQTCRQQ, from the coding sequence ATGCCGACCAAACAGAACAACATCACGCCCTCTCCCCTTGATCAGGCAGCGGCCTGGTTGCATGCTGCGCAAAACGTTGCCGCCCTGACCGGTGCCGGTATCTCTGTGGGGAGCGGCATCCCCGACTTCCGCAGCTCCGGTGGTTTATGGACCGTGTTTTCACCGGAGGAGTATGCCACCATCGAGGTCTTTCATCGTGACCCGAAAAAGGCCTGGGAACTGTACCGGGTACTCGGCAGAACCCTGACCGGCAAGCAGCCCAATGCCGCGCACCGGGCCCTGGCAGATCTCGAAAACCTTGACCTCCTGCACGGCATCATCACCCAGAACATCGACAACCTCCATCAACAGGCCGGCAGTCGCAGGGTCTTTGAAATTCACGGTGACCATCAGCACCTGCAGTGTCTGCAGTGCGGCAACCTGGTACCGGTGACGCCGGAGCACTATCACACGGCAGAGATACCGCTCTGCCCCCTCTGCACCTTTCCGCTGAAACCAAATGTGGTTCTCTTTGGCGAGGATGTACGGGAACTGGATGCGATCCACACCTTTATCGCTGCCTGTGATCTGCTACTGGTCATCGGCACATCGGCTCAGGTCTATCCGGCGGCCGCGCTGCCGTCCATGGTATATCAGCAAGGTGGCCGCATCATAGAATGCAACCACGAACGCTCGCTGCCCGCCTCTTTGTATACAGCGTCTTCCCGCAGGGCCGCCCTTTTTCTGCAGGGCGACGTGGTTCGCACCCTGCCGCAACTGGCGCAGACCTGTCGGCAACAGTAA
- a CDS encoding DEAD/DEAH box helicase: MTTEPLTWFGLHPDLVHTITALGFTEPTPIQQAALPLLLQGRDMIGQAQTGTGKTAAFGLPLLQRIVPAQAEVQALVLTPTRELAIQVAEALSSYGTRLGTSVLAVYGGQSYQQQFRSLRRGVQVIVGTPGRLLDLINQGYVTLNSVQTVVLDEADEMLSMGFIEDIELILGHVPTSRQTMLFSATISKRVQELSARYLQQPETVSITPKQLTGATISQRYYLVNQYDKVAALTRLLEMEDVDSALIFVRTRLATGELANQLTTRGFPAEPLNGDLSQDARIQVLTRYRNGQIKILVATDVAARGLDIDDISHVFNFDLPEDPEIYVHRVGRTGRAGRQGTAISLLTPKDRWMLRRIEQYTHFKLNRSELPTIQQIENHRQALLMEQLEMWIRRGRCRQEREIVDTLVLAGNQAEDIAAAALKMARIDEKKRPIDPITPIKEEQFNPRERRSERSVRRSGATTPGRRRGSSRDKDMVSIKLDIGQADGIGVNHVVASIAHYSGITSSLLGKIRLETHHTMVDVPENLVGRLLAKNGAYRIGRRVFTLERA, translated from the coding sequence ATGACCACAGAACCGCTCACCTGGTTTGGCCTGCACCCCGACCTTGTCCACACGATCACTGCACTCGGCTTTACCGAACCCACCCCCATTCAGCAGGCTGCACTTCCCCTGCTGCTGCAGGGCCGCGACATGATCGGCCAGGCCCAGACCGGTACCGGCAAAACCGCAGCATTCGGCCTGCCGCTATTGCAGCGGATCGTCCCTGCACAGGCCGAAGTCCAGGCACTGGTGCTTACCCCCACCCGTGAGCTGGCCATCCAGGTTGCAGAAGCGCTCAGCAGCTATGGAACCCGGCTTGGCACCTCTGTGCTTGCCGTCTACGGTGGTCAGTCCTACCAGCAGCAGTTTCGCAGCCTGCGCCGCGGGGTCCAGGTGATCGTCGGTACACCGGGTCGCCTGCTCGACCTGATCAATCAGGGGTATGTGACGTTGAACAGTGTCCAGACCGTGGTTCTCGATGAGGCTGACGAGATGCTCAGCATGGGATTTATTGAAGATATCGAGCTGATTCTTGGTCATGTACCGACCAGCCGACAGACCATGCTCTTCTCCGCCACCATCTCCAAACGGGTACAGGAACTCTCAGCACGCTATCTGCAGCAGCCGGAGACCGTGTCCATCACGCCCAAACAACTGACCGGTGCCACCATCAGCCAGCGCTACTATCTGGTCAACCAGTACGACAAGGTCGCGGCCCTCACCAGGTTACTGGAGATGGAAGACGTTGACAGTGCCCTGATCTTTGTCCGCACCCGCTTGGCCACCGGTGAACTGGCCAATCAACTGACCACCCGCGGTTTTCCGGCAGAACCGCTCAACGGCGATCTCAGCCAGGATGCACGTATCCAGGTCCTGACCCGGTACCGGAACGGTCAGATCAAGATCCTGGTTGCCACTGATGTAGCGGCCCGCGGTCTGGACATTGACGATATCTCTCATGTGTTCAACTTTGACCTTCCTGAAGATCCGGAAATCTACGTGCACCGGGTCGGACGAACCGGACGGGCCGGACGGCAGGGTACTGCCATCTCACTCCTCACGCCCAAAGACCGCTGGATGCTCCGCCGCATTGAACAGTACACCCATTTTAAACTGAACAGATCGGAACTGCCGACGATTCAGCAGATAGAGAACCATCGCCAGGCCCTTTTGATGGAACAGCTTGAGATGTGGATTCGCCGCGGTCGCTGTCGTCAGGAGCGTGAGATTGTGGACACCCTGGTGCTGGCCGGTAATCAGGCCGAGGACATTGCCGCTGCCGCCCTGAAGATGGCACGAATTGATGAGAAGAAACGACCCATTGATCCGATCACACCGATCAAGGAAGAACAGTTCAACCCGCGTGAACGAAGAAGCGAACGTTCTGTCCGCCGCAGCGGCGCCACCACGCCCGGTCGTCGACGTGGTTCAAGCCGGGACAAGGACATGGTGTCGATAAAGCTCGATATCGGTCAGGCTGACGGCATTGGTGTCAATCATGTGGTCGCCTCGATCGCCCATTACTCGGGCATCACCTCTTCTCTGCTGGGCAAGATTCGCCTGGAAACGCACCATACCATGGTCGATGTTCCGGAAAACCTGGTTGGCCGCCTTCTTGCCAAAAACGGGGCCTATCGTATCGGTCGTCGGGTCTTTACCCTGGAAAGGGCCTGA
- the lepB gene encoding signal peptidase I gives MTDTPQQPKKSVIRENIEAILIAILLALFIRTFIIQAFKIPSGSMLPTLQIGDHLLVSKFIYGIKLPFSGSTLIPISDPKPNDIVVFQYPKNPDLDYIKRVIGVAGDTVEIRDKKVFVNGEPFNDQYGVFLDPVIHPATLDPRDNFGPVTVPAGKIFTIGDNRDNSYDGRFWGFVDLKAVRGKAWIIYWSWDVQTPLFSLDRLSSIRWSRLGNIIH, from the coding sequence GTGACTGATACACCCCAGCAACCCAAGAAATCTGTTATCCGCGAAAACATCGAGGCGATCCTGATCGCCATTTTACTTGCCCTGTTTATCCGCACCTTCATCATTCAGGCCTTTAAAATTCCCTCCGGCTCCATGTTGCCGACCCTGCAGATCGGGGATCATCTCCTGGTGAGCAAATTCATATACGGGATCAAACTCCCCTTCTCCGGCTCGACCCTGATCCCCATCAGCGACCCCAAACCCAATGATATCGTGGTCTTCCAGTATCCGAAAAACCCGGACCTTGATTATATCAAACGGGTTATCGGTGTTGCCGGCGATACTGTTGAGATCCGCGACAAAAAGGTCTTTGTCAACGGTGAGCCGTTTAATGATCAGTACGGCGTTTTTCTCGATCCGGTCATACACCCGGCCACTCTTGATCCCCGTGACAACTTCGGTCCGGTCACGGTGCCGGCCGGAAAAATTTTCACCATAGGCGACAACCGGGATAACTCCTATGACGGTCGTTTCTGGGGATTTGTTGATCTCAAGGCGGTACGGGGCAAAGCCTGGATCATCTACTGGTCCTGGGATGTCCAGACCCCTCTGTTCTCTCTGGACAGACTCAGCTCTATCCGCTGGAGCAGACTGGGCAATATCATCCATTAA
- a CDS encoding aspartate carbamoyltransferase catalytic subunit, giving the protein MATGPSFAHRHILGMEQLSQEDINTILSTADSFKEISVRSIKKVPTLRGLTVINLFFEPSTRTRLSFEVAAKRMSADTFNINASSSSTVKGETLPDTARNISAMHPDIIVIRHSCAGTPLLLTRYVRAAVINAGDGAHEHPSQALLDLMTVNEHRGTLSGLKVAIIGDITHSRVARSNIIGFTRMGSEVSVYGPATLIPKGIEQMGATRSPSLEEAVRDADVVMALRIQRERQNDPLLPSLREYSREFGISRSILSLAKPDALVMHPGPVNRGVELSPDVADGPRSVILDQVTNGVAVRMALLYLVMGTS; this is encoded by the coding sequence ATGGCAACCGGTCCTTCCTTTGCACATCGCCATATCCTGGGCATGGAGCAGCTCTCGCAGGAGGATATCAACACCATCCTCAGTACGGCTGATTCCTTTAAAGAGATATCTGTCCGGTCCATCAAAAAGGTACCGACACTCCGCGGCCTGACCGTCATCAACCTGTTTTTCGAACCATCCACCCGCACCCGTCTCTCCTTTGAGGTTGCGGCGAAACGGATGAGTGCCGACACCTTCAACATCAACGCCTCCTCCAGCAGTACGGTCAAAGGTGAGACCCTGCCGGACACTGCCCGCAATATCTCTGCCATGCATCCGGATATCATTGTCATCCGTCACAGCTGCGCAGGCACCCCGCTTTTATTGACCCGGTATGTCCGGGCCGCGGTCATCAATGCTGGAGACGGCGCCCATGAACATCCGTCCCAGGCCCTTCTTGATCTCATGACAGTCAACGAGCACCGGGGCACATTGAGCGGGCTTAAAGTAGCTATTATCGGTGATATTACCCACAGCCGGGTAGCCCGATCCAATATCATCGGTTTTACCCGCATGGGTTCAGAGGTCTCTGTTTACGGGCCGGCCACACTTATTCCGAAAGGGATCGAACAGATGGGGGCCACGCGCAGTCCGTCGCTTGAAGAGGCGGTGCGCGATGCTGATGTGGTCATGGCCCTGCGTATCCAGCGCGAACGGCAAAACGACCCTCTCCTCCCCTCGTTGCGAGAGTACTCGCGCGAGTTCGGTATCTCCCGGTCCATCCTCTCCCTGGCTAAACCGGATGCCCTGGTCATGCACCCCGGTCCGGTTAATCGCGGCGTTGAACTGAGCCCTGATGTTGCCGACGGTCCCCGGTCAGTCATCCTTGATCAGGTAACCAACGGGGTGGCGGTACGGATGGCGTTGCTGTATCTGGTTATGGGAACCTCCTGA
- a CDS encoding dihydroorotase, which translates to MNTTWHFINGRIIDPANGTDRIGNLLVIDGRLAAPDHPVPAGTPEIDVSGCWLVPGLTDMHVHLREPGEEYKEDILSGCLAAASGGFTGLACMPNTRPVNDCAAVTATIITRAQQAAARVYPVAAISLGSEGRQLAEFGELRAAGVVAVSDDGRPVVDSQLMRRALEYASNFNLPVISHSEDPALSSGVMNEGPVSTRLGLKGIPAAAEAIMVYREIALAEFTGTGIHIAHVSTAMAVDLIRAAKTRGVQVTAETAPHYFTLTDDAVAGFDTNTKMNPPLRTEQDRQALQEALADGTIDAIATDHAPHSILEKEVEFDQAANGIIGLETALPLSLALVRNQVIDERRLIELLAVNPARILGIEAGHLSVGMVADITVIDPQQQFVYTADQIVSKSRNTPFLGWSLQGRAMLTMVGGAIRYNRLSATLS; encoded by the coding sequence ATGAACACCACCTGGCATTTCATCAACGGCAGAATCATTGATCCGGCAAACGGAACAGATCGTATTGGTAACCTGCTTGTTATCGATGGTCGCCTTGCTGCACCTGATCACCCTGTTCCGGCCGGTACACCGGAGATTGATGTCTCCGGCTGCTGGCTTGTGCCGGGATTAACCGACATGCATGTGCACCTGCGCGAGCCGGGCGAAGAGTACAAGGAGGACATCCTTTCCGGTTGCCTGGCAGCGGCAAGCGGCGGTTTCACCGGTCTTGCCTGCATGCCCAACACCCGCCCGGTTAACGACTGTGCCGCTGTCACCGCCACGATCATAACCCGTGCCCAGCAGGCAGCAGCAAGGGTATATCCGGTAGCGGCGATCAGCCTGGGAAGCGAGGGCAGGCAGCTGGCGGAATTTGGTGAGTTACGTGCAGCCGGCGTGGTGGCGGTCAGCGATGACGGCCGACCGGTTGTTGACAGTCAGTTGATGCGAAGGGCGCTGGAGTACGCCTCCAACTTCAACCTCCCGGTCATCTCTCACAGTGAAGACCCGGCCTTAAGTAGCGGCGTGATGAATGAGGGTCCGGTCTCCACCCGGCTCGGGCTGAAGGGTATTCCCGCTGCAGCCGAGGCCATCATGGTCTATCGGGAGATTGCCCTGGCCGAATTCACGGGCACCGGAATTCACATCGCTCACGTCAGCACAGCCATGGCCGTTGATCTCATTCGGGCGGCCAAAACACGGGGAGTACAGGTAACAGCTGAAACCGCGCCGCACTACTTTACGTTAACCGACGATGCTGTGGCAGGGTTTGACACAAACACCAAGATGAACCCGCCTCTCCGTACCGAGCAGGACCGGCAGGCCCTGCAGGAGGCACTGGCCGACGGCACCATTGATGCCATTGCCACCGACCATGCGCCGCACTCCATCCTGGAAAAAGAGGTCGAGTTTGATCAGGCAGCCAACGGCATCATCGGCCTGGAAACCGCACTGCCCCTTTCCCTGGCCCTTGTCCGCAATCAGGTGATTGACGAAAGACGACTGATAGAGCTGCTGGCCGTCAATCCGGCAAGGATTCTAGGCATTGAAGCCGGGCATCTCAGTGTTGGTATGGTGGCGGATATCACGGTCATTGATCCGCAGCAACAGTTTGTCTACACCGCTGACCAGATTGTCTCCAAAAGCCGAAACACCCCGTTTCTCGGCTGGTCTTTACAGGGACGCGCCATGCTCACCATGGTCGGCGGCGCCATCCGTTACAACCGACTCTCCGCAACGCTCTCCTGA
- the queC gene encoding 7-cyano-7-deazaguanine synthase QueC, translating into MSQRQAVVLLSGGLDSTTVLAMALAQGFTCNCLSFQYGQRQAVELERARAISGGYGVERHLVLRIDLDAIGGSALTDAIAVPKDRSLDSSDATIPVTYVPGRNILFLAHALSWAEVIGAADIFLGINAVDYSGYPDCRPEFLAAFAQMAQVGTRAGVTGTRFHFHAPLMFMSKKEIIETGVKLGVDYSLTHSCYDPIGSLACGRCDSCRLRLRGFAEAGLEDPVAYAGG; encoded by the coding sequence ATGTCTCAACGTCAAGCCGTCGTCCTTCTCAGCGGTGGCCTCGATTCCACCACAGTTCTTGCCATGGCGCTTGCGCAGGGATTTACCTGCAACTGCCTGAGTTTTCAGTACGGTCAGCGCCAGGCCGTTGAACTGGAACGCGCCCGGGCCATCAGTGGTGGTTATGGAGTGGAACGGCATCTGGTGCTGCGGATCGACCTGGATGCCATCGGCGGTTCCGCTTTAACTGATGCCATTGCCGTACCAAAGGATCGGAGTCTGGACAGCAGCGATGCAACCATACCGGTCACCTATGTTCCCGGTCGTAACATCCTGTTTCTGGCCCACGCGCTTTCCTGGGCCGAAGTCATTGGTGCCGCAGATATCTTTTTAGGGATCAATGCTGTTGATTACAGCGGTTATCCGGACTGTCGGCCGGAGTTTCTCGCTGCGTTTGCACAGATGGCGCAGGTAGGAACCAGGGCCGGTGTCACGGGAACGCGTTTTCATTTTCACGCACCGCTCATGTTCATGAGTAAAAAAGAGATCATCGAAACCGGGGTGAAGCTGGGCGTGGACTACAGCCTGACACACAGCTGTTACGATCCGATCGGAAGCCTGGCCTGCGGTCGTTGCGACAGCTGCCGGCTCAGACTGCGGGGGTTTGCCGAGGCCGGGCTGGAGGATCCGGTAGCCTATGCGGGCGGGTGA
- the sfsA gene encoding DNA/RNA nuclease SfsA — MLLPARCQTGTLLKRYKRFLADVRLEDGQVLTVHCPNSGSMRGCSTPGSPVVISHSDNIRRKYAWSLEMVFEQGVWIGIHTGRTNGLVREGLEQGVITDFGRIHSIVPEVVVSAGSRLDFRLETDQGTVFLEVKNCSLAEQGVAFFPDAVTTRGTRHLHELVRLVEEGNTAAVLFCVQRGDADRCTAAAAVDPVYAETVAWAAKQGVRFLAYQADVQPQEIVLQRQLPFVLDPDMRT; from the coding sequence TGCTCGTTGTCAAACTGGTACTTTACTGAAGCGCTATAAGCGTTTTCTTGCCGATGTTCGTCTGGAAGATGGACAGGTCCTGACCGTCCATTGCCCGAATTCGGGATCCATGCGCGGTTGTTCAACACCCGGCAGTCCGGTGGTGATCAGCCACTCAGACAATATCAGGCGCAAGTATGCCTGGAGTCTGGAGATGGTATTTGAACAGGGAGTGTGGATCGGCATTCATACCGGGCGAACCAACGGTCTGGTACGTGAAGGGCTGGAACAGGGTGTGATCACTGATTTCGGCCGGATCCACTCGATTGTCCCTGAGGTTGTGGTTTCAGCCGGCAGCCGTTTAGACTTTCGTCTGGAGACTGATCAGGGAACGGTTTTTTTAGAAGTGAAGAACTGTTCGCTGGCTGAACAGGGGGTGGCTTTTTTCCCCGATGCCGTCACCACTCGCGGCACCAGGCACCTGCATGAGCTGGTCCGCCTTGTTGAAGAAGGAAACACAGCAGCGGTGCTGTTTTGTGTGCAGCGCGGGGATGCGGACCGGTGCACGGCTGCCGCTGCTGTTGATCCGGTGTATGCTGAGACCGTTGCCTGGGCTGCGAAGCAGGGAGTCCGTTTTTTAGCCTATCAGGCGGATGTGCAGCCGCAGGAGATTGTTCTGCAGCGTCAACTTCCCTTTGTTCTTGATCCCGATATGAGGACCTGA